One genomic segment of Streptomyces sp. RerS4 includes these proteins:
- a CDS encoding GNAT family N-acetyltransferase — MMLRTATRRDLPAVLALLADEERVVDPASVVPGPRHERAFAAIEADPRNEMLVLTSDSGADAALILGCVQLTYIPGLGQEGRERVLVEAVRVRADRRGEGLGARLMELVVDRARARDCGLVQLTSNKRRTAAHRFYERLGFTRSHEGFKLRL, encoded by the coding sequence ATGATGCTGCGCACCGCCACCCGCCGGGACCTGCCCGCCGTCCTCGCCCTGCTCGCCGACGAGGAACGGGTCGTGGACCCGGCATCGGTCGTTCCCGGCCCCCGGCACGAGCGGGCCTTCGCCGCCATCGAGGCGGACCCGCGCAACGAGATGCTGGTCCTCACGTCGGACTCCGGCGCCGACGCGGCCCTGATTCTGGGCTGCGTCCAGCTCACGTACATCCCGGGCCTGGGCCAGGAGGGCCGGGAACGGGTGCTGGTGGAGGCGGTACGCGTCCGCGCGGACCGGCGCGGCGAGGGGCTGGGGGCCCGGCTGATGGAGCTGGTGGTGGACCGGGCCCGCGCCCGTGACTGCGGCCTCGTCCAACTGACCAGCAACAAGCGTCGCACCGCCGCGCACCGCTTCTACGAGCGCCTCGGTTTCACGCGCAGCCACGAGGGCTTCAAGCTGCGCCTGTGA
- the dapD gene encoding 2,3,4,5-tetrahydropyridine-2,6-dicarboxylate N-succinyltransferase → MTATRTTGAVAAGLATITPDGTVLDTWFPAPELVSEPGPAGTERLTAERAVELLGAGAAKAIRSDAVRGVEVVAVRTVIASLDDKPLDAHDAYLRLHLLSHRLVKPHGQNLDGVFGLLANVAWTSLGPVAVDQVETVRLNARAEGLHLQVTSIDKFPRMTDYVAPKGVRIADADRVRLGAHLAEGTTVMHEGFVNFNAGTLGTSMVEGRISAGVVVGDGSDIGGGASTMGTLSGGGKQIISIGERTLVGAEAGVGIALGDECVVEAGLYVTAGTRVTLPDGQIVKALELSGADNILFRRNSVTGTVEARPYKANWGGLNEVLHSHN, encoded by the coding sequence ATGACTGCTACGCGTACCACCGGCGCCGTCGCCGCCGGACTTGCCACCATCACCCCCGACGGCACCGTCCTCGACACCTGGTTCCCCGCCCCCGAGCTGGTCTCCGAGCCCGGCCCGGCCGGCACCGAGCGCCTCACGGCCGAGCGGGCCGTGGAGCTCCTCGGCGCCGGCGCCGCCAAGGCCATCCGCTCGGACGCGGTCCGCGGCGTCGAGGTCGTAGCCGTCCGCACCGTCATCGCCTCGCTGGACGACAAGCCGCTCGACGCGCACGACGCGTACCTGCGCCTGCACCTGCTGAGCCACCGCCTGGTCAAGCCGCACGGCCAGAACCTGGACGGCGTCTTCGGCCTCCTCGCCAACGTCGCCTGGACCTCCCTGGGCCCGGTCGCCGTCGACCAGGTCGAGACCGTCCGCCTGAACGCCCGCGCCGAGGGCCTGCACCTCCAGGTCACCTCGATCGACAAGTTCCCGCGCATGACCGACTACGTCGCCCCCAAGGGCGTGCGCATCGCCGACGCCGACCGCGTCCGCCTCGGCGCGCACCTCGCCGAGGGCACCACCGTCATGCACGAGGGCTTCGTCAACTTCAACGCCGGCACCCTCGGCACCTCCATGGTCGAGGGCCGCATCTCGGCCGGCGTCGTCGTCGGCGACGGCTCCGACATCGGCGGCGGCGCCTCCACGATGGGCACCCTCTCGGGCGGCGGCAAGCAGATCATCTCGATCGGCGAGCGCACCCTCGTCGGCGCCGAGGCGGGCGTGGGCATCGCGCTGGGCGACGAGTGCGTCGTCGAGGCCGGCCTCTACGTCACCGCGGGCACCCGGGTCACCCTGCCGGACGGTCAGATCGTCAAGGCGCTGGAACTGTCCGGCGCCGACAACATCCTCTTCCGCCGCAACTCGGTCACCGGCACCGTCGAGGCCCGCCCGTACAAGGCGAACTGGGGCGGCCTGAACGAGGTCCTGCACAGCCACAACTGA
- a CDS encoding MFS transporter produces the protein MEQSASPSRLRWAMALLCPLTPGCHADIVRSQRELTAKDAGDTGVRQGFKDMQGFKDIPRVVWLLAAGVFVNAVVSFTFVFVFLYLTGPRGLGAAQAGVVTGIGGIGLVAGNFTGGWYGDRFGHRRVLLAASALGGLTLTSFPLLPTPLLYAALPLAQYASGVVRAANSALVAVTVPEGARRQAFAVVRCVSNGGFTLGPPLGALVAAGLSYDWLFVADGVGTLFFAFWTARVVPARGAARRAAGGDEEPGGGGGLLAALRARPAVPVLLAAILVVDVVYRQQYSVFPVFLADHGLDVRAFGLVIALNGAVILLLELPAAVALRARPPLAVIGSGLVLVGAGYAALIAGAGVATAVAMMVLLSLGEILYKTTATAYVADQAPEHAVGRFQSLYAGVSVSGVVLGPPLGGALYAAAPGLLWPLCALLAAGAGGVVLALSRRESRTAERKPAGPAHETGSRPRAVAG, from the coding sequence ATGGAGCAGTCCGCCTCGCCGAGTCGGTTGCGCTGGGCCATGGCACTCCTTTGTCCGTTGACCCCAGGCTGTCATGCTGACATAGTCCGTTCCCAAAGGGAACTCACTGCGAAGGACGCGGGGGACACGGGTGTGCGGCAAGGGTTCAAGGACATGCAGGGGTTCAAGGACATACCGAGGGTCGTGTGGCTGCTGGCCGCGGGGGTTTTCGTCAACGCCGTCGTCAGCTTCACCTTCGTCTTCGTCTTCCTCTACCTGACCGGCCCGCGCGGCCTCGGCGCCGCGCAGGCGGGCGTGGTCACCGGCATCGGCGGCATCGGCCTGGTCGCGGGCAACTTCACGGGCGGCTGGTACGGGGACCGGTTCGGCCACCGCCGCGTCCTGCTCGCCGCCTCGGCGCTCGGCGGACTGACCCTGACGAGCTTCCCGCTGCTGCCGACGCCGCTGCTCTACGCGGCCCTGCCGCTGGCCCAGTACGCGTCCGGGGTGGTGCGCGCCGCGAACTCCGCGCTGGTGGCGGTCACCGTCCCCGAGGGCGCGCGCCGGCAGGCCTTCGCCGTCGTGCGGTGCGTGTCCAACGGTGGCTTCACCCTCGGGCCGCCGCTCGGGGCGCTGGTCGCCGCCGGGCTCTCGTACGACTGGCTCTTCGTCGCCGACGGGGTCGGCACCCTCTTCTTCGCCTTCTGGACCGCCCGCGTCGTCCCCGCCCGCGGCGCCGCCCGCCGGGCCGCCGGCGGGGACGAGGAACCAGGTGGGGGCGGCGGGCTCCTCGCGGCGCTGCGCGCGCGGCCCGCCGTACCGGTGCTGCTCGCCGCGATCCTCGTCGTGGACGTGGTCTACCGCCAGCAGTACTCCGTCTTCCCGGTCTTCCTCGCCGACCACGGGCTCGACGTACGCGCCTTCGGCCTGGTCATCGCCCTCAACGGCGCCGTGATCCTGCTGCTGGAGCTGCCCGCCGCCGTCGCCCTGCGCGCCAGGCCCCCGCTGGCGGTGATCGGGAGCGGGCTGGTGCTGGTCGGAGCCGGGTACGCGGCGCTGATCGCGGGTGCGGGGGTCGCCACCGCCGTCGCGATGATGGTGCTCCTGAGTCTCGGCGAGATCCTGTACAAGACCACCGCCACCGCCTACGTGGCGGACCAGGCCCCCGAGCACGCCGTCGGGCGCTTCCAGAGCCTCTATGCCGGGGTCTCCGTCAGCGGGGTCGTCCTCGGCCCGCCCCTGGGCGGAGCGCTGTACGCGGCCGCGCCGGGCCTGCTGTGGCCGTTGTGCGCGCTGCTCGCGGCGGGCGCGGGGGGCGTCGTCCTGGCCCTGTCGCGGCGGGAGTCCCGTACGGCGGAGCGAAAGCCGGCGGGACCGGCACATGAGACCGGTTCGCGACCACGGGCCGTCGCCGGTTAG
- a CDS encoding winged helix-turn-helix transcriptional regulator, which yields MAQRNRLGEADCSIAQALDVVGDWWTLLIVRDTARGLSRFDELQRELGVSRKVLAERLKLLVEAGVLTREPYQERPVRHAYRLTPRGRGLLPVLVALQDWGDTWVLGDGEMTATTDESSKEAVRVHALRGARLPELLLPDRFGELRDPVADTPFTVLYCFPGAYARAASYPPGWAEIPGARGCTFESCTYRDQLAEFTAAGATVHGISTQRPDEQREFAEKEGLRFPLLSDAGLDLVTALRLPTFRAAGVSRLKRLTLVVDRERTVREVLYPIRDVEASVTAALAAVRAAH from the coding sequence ATGGCCCAGCGCAACCGACTCGGCGAGGCGGACTGCTCCATCGCCCAGGCCCTCGACGTCGTGGGCGACTGGTGGACGCTGCTGATCGTGCGCGACACCGCGCGCGGCCTGTCCCGCTTCGACGAGCTCCAGCGCGAACTCGGCGTGTCCCGCAAGGTGCTCGCCGAGCGGCTGAAACTGCTGGTCGAGGCCGGGGTGCTGACGCGCGAGCCGTACCAGGAGCGTCCGGTGCGGCACGCCTACCGGCTGACCCCGCGCGGGCGGGGGCTGCTGCCGGTCCTGGTGGCCCTCCAGGACTGGGGTGACACCTGGGTCCTGGGAGACGGAGAGATGACGGCGACGACGGACGAGTCCTCGAAGGAGGCGGTACGGGTCCACGCGCTGCGCGGCGCCCGACTGCCCGAGCTGCTCCTGCCGGACCGTTTCGGCGAACTGCGCGACCCGGTGGCGGACACGCCGTTCACCGTCCTGTACTGCTTCCCGGGCGCGTACGCACGGGCAGCGTCCTACCCGCCCGGCTGGGCGGAGATCCCCGGCGCGCGGGGCTGTACGTTCGAGTCGTGCACCTACCGCGACCAGCTCGCGGAGTTCACCGCGGCCGGCGCCACCGTGCACGGGATCTCCACCCAGCGCCCGGACGAGCAGCGGGAGTTCGCGGAGAAGGAGGGGCTGCGCTTCCCGTTGCTGTCGGACGCGGGACTGGACCTGGTGACGGCGCTGCGGCTGCCGACGTTCCGCGCGGCCGGGGTGAGCCGGCTCAAGCGGTTGACGCTGGTCGTGGACCGGGAGCGGACGGTGCGCGAGGTGCTCTACCCGATCCGGGACGTCGAGGCGAGCGTGACGGCGGCCCTGGCGGCGGTGCGGGCCGCGCACTGA
- a CDS encoding TetR family transcriptional regulator: MAPGARRYDPDRRQRIIDAAMRVVAARGIAGLSHRSVAAEADVPLGSTTYHFTTLDELLVAALNQASEAYAPPLVLHAGEDLAGALARLLREMLTADRGRAELEYELYLAALRRPALRPVAARWHEAVAKLLEPYADPVTARALVAVMDGISLQVLLTDAPYEEAYAREVLGRVLANA, encoded by the coding sequence ATGGCCCCCGGCGCGCGCCGCTACGACCCCGACCGCCGGCAGCGGATCATCGACGCGGCGATGCGCGTGGTCGCCGCGCGGGGCATCGCCGGGCTGAGCCACCGCAGCGTGGCGGCGGAGGCGGACGTGCCGCTGGGCTCGACCACCTACCACTTCACGACCCTCGACGAACTCCTCGTCGCCGCCCTGAACCAGGCGAGCGAGGCCTACGCCCCGCCGCTCGTGCTCCACGCCGGAGAAGACCTCGCCGGCGCCCTCGCGCGGCTGCTGCGGGAGATGCTGACGGCGGACCGGGGCCGGGCCGAGCTGGAGTACGAGCTCTACCTCGCCGCCCTGCGACGGCCCGCGCTGCGGCCGGTCGCGGCCCGGTGGCACGAGGCGGTGGCGAAGCTCCTGGAGCCGTACGCCGACCCTGTGACGGCGCGGGCGCTGGTGGCCGTGATGGACGGGATCAGCCTTCAGGTGCTGCTCACGGACGCCCCGTACGAGGAGGCGTACGCGCGGGAGGTCCTGGGGCGGGTGCTCGCGAACGCCTGA
- a CDS encoding multidrug efflux SMR transporter, whose protein sequence is MPYVLLAAAIAAEVAGTTAMKYSDGFTRLWPSLGTLLGYAIAFTLLAQTLKSMSVGTAYAIWAGVGTAAIAAIGMVFLGEAATAAKIAGIALVIAGVVLLNLGGATH, encoded by the coding sequence ATGCCCTACGTACTGCTTGCCGCGGCCATCGCCGCCGAGGTCGCCGGAACCACCGCCATGAAGTACAGCGACGGCTTCACCAGGCTGTGGCCCTCGCTGGGGACGCTGCTCGGCTACGCCATCGCCTTCACGCTGCTCGCCCAGACGCTGAAGTCGATGTCGGTGGGCACGGCATACGCGATCTGGGCCGGCGTCGGGACCGCGGCCATCGCCGCGATCGGCATGGTCTTCCTGGGCGAGGCCGCCACCGCCGCGAAGATCGCCGGAATCGCGCTGGTCATCGCCGGTGTGGTCCTGCTCAACCTGGGCGGGGCGACCCACTGA
- a CDS encoding DUF3616 domain-containing protein, whose product MTAPARAAPADDAPADDGSGYATPTITLSAVRLGGAVGAVDDPTVTADVTQAGVPDGFLRLRVVASSDPAVADVADVRQTRTPDGDRELSVRARGRGYTDLTVEVTGRGGETATTTLSYAASARVADSLGTRYLTGSSDASAAVDVGGGHALVADDESHVLRLYDRSRSGGPVRTWDLGPALGSGKEADIEAATRVGDTIYWTGSLGNDKDGTYKADRDTVLTTRVTGSGAATEITFGAAHQGLREDLIAWDTAHGDRYGFAAGTAAGQVPRRVDGFDVEGLEFAPGSTTTAYVGFRAPLAPAVPGGKALLVPVTNLDEVLAAGEEPVFGEPIEMDLGGLAVRDIKKNARNHYLILAGSCAADDDSDPYALYQWDGVPGHAPRKRADLPTTDPGAWESIVAVPDLRGRGARVQLITDNGASDLYGDGVEAKDLAHPEWKKSRSAWFTLR is encoded by the coding sequence CTGACCGCCCCCGCACGCGCCGCCCCCGCAGACGACGCCCCCGCAGACGACGGGAGTGGCTACGCCACCCCGACGATCACCCTGTCCGCCGTCCGGCTCGGCGGCGCGGTCGGCGCCGTCGACGACCCGACCGTCACCGCGGACGTGACGCAGGCCGGCGTCCCGGACGGCTTCCTGCGCCTGCGGGTCGTCGCCTCCAGCGACCCGGCCGTGGCGGACGTGGCCGACGTACGGCAGACGCGCACGCCCGACGGCGACCGCGAGCTGTCGGTACGGGCGCGCGGGCGCGGCTACACCGACCTGACCGTCGAGGTCACCGGACGCGGCGGCGAGACCGCCACGACCACCCTGTCCTACGCCGCCTCGGCGCGCGTCGCCGACTCCCTCGGCACCCGCTACCTGACCGGCTCCTCCGACGCCTCGGCGGCGGTCGACGTCGGCGGCGGCCACGCGCTGGTGGCCGACGACGAGTCCCACGTGCTGCGCCTGTACGACCGTTCCCGCTCGGGCGGACCCGTCAGGACCTGGGACCTCGGCCCCGCGCTCGGCAGCGGGAAGGAAGCCGACATCGAGGCCGCCACCCGCGTCGGCGACACCATCTACTGGACGGGCTCGCTCGGCAACGACAAGGACGGCACGTACAAGGCGGATCGCGACACCGTCCTCACCACCCGTGTGACCGGCTCGGGTGCCGCCACGGAGATCACCTTCGGCGCCGCCCACCAGGGTCTGCGCGAGGACCTCATCGCCTGGGACACCGCGCACGGCGACCGCTACGGCTTCGCCGCGGGCACCGCCGCCGGCCAGGTGCCCCGGCGCGTCGACGGGTTCGACGTGGAGGGTTTGGAGTTCGCGCCCGGCTCCACCACCACCGCCTACGTCGGCTTCCGCGCCCCGCTCGCGCCGGCCGTGCCCGGCGGCAAGGCGCTGCTCGTCCCCGTCACCAACCTCGACGAGGTGCTCGCGGCCGGCGAGGAGCCCGTCTTCGGCGAGCCGATCGAGATGGACCTCGGCGGGCTCGCGGTCCGCGACATCAAGAAGAACGCCCGGAACCATTACCTGATCCTGGCCGGTTCCTGCGCCGCCGACGACGACTCCGACCCCTATGCCCTCTACCAGTGGGACGGCGTCCCCGGTCACGCGCCGCGCAAGCGCGCCGACCTGCCGACCACCGACCCCGGAGCCTGGGAGTCCATCGTGGCCGTGCCCGACCTGCGCGGGCGTGGCGCCCGGGTCCAGCTCATCACCGACAACGGGGCCTCGGACCTGTACGGCGACGGCGTCGAGGCCAAGGACCTGGCGCACCCGGAGTGGAAGAAGTCCCGCTCCGCCTGGTTCACCCTGCGCTGA
- a CDS encoding metal-sulfur cluster assembly factor, with protein MTENATPEASIKPATEEEVREALYDVVDPELGIDVVNLGLIYGIHIDDANIATLDMTLTSAACPLTDVIEDQAKSATEGIVNELRINWVWMPPWGPDKITDDGREQLRALGFNV; from the coding sequence ATGACCGAGAACGCGACGCCCGAGGCGTCGATCAAGCCGGCCACCGAGGAAGAGGTCCGCGAGGCCCTCTACGACGTGGTCGACCCCGAGCTGGGCATCGACGTCGTGAACCTGGGCCTGATCTACGGCATCCACATCGACGACGCGAACATCGCCACCCTCGACATGACCCTGACGTCGGCGGCCTGCCCGCTGACGGACGTCATCGAGGACCAGGCGAAGTCGGCGACGGAGGGCATCGTCAACGAGCTTCGGATCAACTGGGTCTGGATGCCGCCGTGGGGCCCGGACAAGATCACGGACGACGGCCGTGAGCAGCTGCGCGCGCTCGGCTTCAACGTCTGA
- the sufU gene encoding Fe-S cluster assembly sulfur transfer protein SufU — protein MKLDSMYQELILDHYKHPHGRGLREGDAEVHHVNPTCGDEITLRVKYDGETLTDVSYEGQGCSISQASASVLNELLVGKELAEARRIQAVFLELMQSKGKIEPDEAMEEVLEDAVAFAGVSKYPARVKCALLSWMAWKDATAQALGDAERKTA, from the coding sequence GTGAAGCTGGATTCGATGTACCAGGAGCTGATCCTGGACCACTACAAGCACCCGCACGGGCGTGGCCTGCGCGAGGGTGACGCCGAGGTGCACCACGTCAATCCGACGTGCGGCGACGAGATCACGCTGCGCGTGAAGTACGACGGGGAGACGCTCACCGACGTCTCCTACGAGGGCCAGGGCTGCTCCATCAGCCAGGCCAGCGCCTCCGTGCTGAACGAGCTGCTCGTCGGCAAGGAGCTGGCCGAGGCGCGCAGGATCCAGGCGGTCTTCCTGGAGCTGATGCAGTCCAAGGGCAAGATAGAGCCCGATGAGGCCATGGAGGAGGTGCTGGAGGACGCGGTCGCGTTCGCCGGTGTCTCCAAGTATCCGGCGCGCGTGAAGTGTGCTCTGCTGAGTTGGATGGCGTGGAAGGACGCGACCGCCCAGGCACTGGGCGACGCGGAGAGGAAGACGGCATGA
- a CDS encoding cysteine desulfurase has product MTQLPGLLDIEAIRKDFPLLDRVVHDGKKIVYLDNAATSQKPRQVLDALNEYYERHNANVHRGVHVLAEEATALYEGARDKVAAFINAPSRDEVIFTKNASESLNLVANMLGWADEPYRVDRETEIAITEMEHHSNIVPWQLLSQRTGAKLKWFGLTDDGRLDLSTIEEVITEKTKIVSFTLVSNIMGTINPVEAIVRRAQEVGALVLIDASQAAPHMPLDVQALGADFVAFTGHKMCGPTGIGVLWGRQELLEDLPPFLGGGEMIETVSMHASTYAPAPHKFEAGTPPIAQAVGLGAAVDYLTAIGMDKIAAHEHAITEYAVQRLREVPDLRIIGPTTAEDRGAAISFTLGDIHPHDVGQVLDEQGIAVRVGHHCARPVCLRYGIPATTRASFYLYSSPAEVDALIDGLEHVRNFFG; this is encoded by the coding sequence GTGACACAGCTGCCTGGCCTCCTCGACATCGAGGCGATCCGCAAGGACTTCCCCCTGCTGGATCGGGTGGTCCACGACGGGAAGAAGATCGTTTACCTGGACAACGCGGCGACCTCGCAGAAGCCGCGCCAGGTGCTCGACGCGCTGAACGAGTACTACGAGCGGCACAACGCCAACGTCCACCGCGGCGTGCACGTGCTCGCCGAGGAGGCCACGGCGCTGTACGAGGGCGCCCGCGACAAGGTCGCCGCCTTCATCAACGCGCCCAGCCGCGACGAGGTGATCTTCACCAAGAACGCCTCGGAGTCGCTCAACCTGGTCGCGAACATGCTCGGCTGGGCCGACGAGCCCTACCGGGTCGACCGCGAGACCGAGATCGCCATCACGGAGATGGAGCACCACTCCAACATCGTCCCGTGGCAGCTGCTCTCGCAGCGCACCGGCGCGAAGCTGAAGTGGTTCGGCCTCACCGACGACGGCCGGCTCGACCTGTCCACGATCGAAGAGGTCATCACGGAGAAGACGAAGATCGTCTCCTTCACGCTGGTCTCCAACATCATGGGCACGATCAACCCGGTCGAGGCCATCGTCCGGCGTGCGCAGGAGGTCGGCGCGCTGGTGCTGATCGACGCCTCGCAGGCCGCTCCGCACATGCCGCTCGACGTGCAGGCGCTCGGCGCCGACTTCGTGGCCTTCACCGGCCACAAGATGTGCGGCCCGACCGGCATCGGCGTGCTCTGGGGCCGCCAGGAGCTCCTGGAGGACCTGCCCCCGTTCCTCGGCGGCGGCGAGATGATCGAGACCGTGTCGATGCACGCCTCGACGTACGCCCCGGCGCCCCACAAGTTCGAGGCGGGTACGCCCCCGATCGCCCAGGCCGTCGGCCTCGGCGCGGCCGTGGACTACCTGACCGCGATCGGCATGGACAAGATCGCCGCCCACGAGCACGCGATCACCGAGTACGCCGTCCAGCGGCTGCGCGAGGTCCCCGACCTGCGGATCATCGGCCCGACCACGGCCGAGGACCGCGGCGCGGCGATCTCCTTCACCCTGGGTGACATCCACCCGCACGACGTCGGCCAGGTCCTGGACGAGCAGGGCATCGCCGTCCGCGTGGGACACCACTGCGCGCGCCCGGTCTGCCTGCGCTACGGAATTCCCGCGACCACGCGAGCGTCTTTCTACTTGTACTCCTCTCCCGCCGAGGTCGACGCGCTGATCGACGGGCTGGAGCACGTACGGAACTTCTTCGGCTGA
- the sufC gene encoding Fe-S cluster assembly ATPase SufC → MATLEIHDLHVSVEAENGAREILKGVDLTVKQGETHAIMGPNGSGKSTLAYSLAGHPKYTITGGTVTLDGEDVLEMSVDERARAGVFLAMQYPVEVPGVSVSNFLRTSATAIRGEAPKLRTWVKEVKAAMEQLQMDPAFAERNVNEGFSGGEKKRHEILQLELLKPKIAILDETDSGLDVDALRIVSEGVNRVRESGEVGTLLITHYTRILRYIKPDFVHVFANGRIAESGGAELADQLEAEGYDKYVKGGATA, encoded by the coding sequence ATGGCAACGCTTGAAATCCACGACCTGCACGTCTCCGTCGAGGCCGAGAACGGCGCCCGCGAGATCCTCAAGGGCGTCGACCTCACCGTCAAGCAGGGTGAGACGCACGCCATCATGGGTCCGAACGGCTCCGGCAAGTCCACGCTGGCCTACTCGCTGGCCGGTCACCCGAAGTACACGATCACCGGTGGCACCGTCACCCTCGACGGCGAAGACGTCCTGGAGATGTCCGTCGACGAGCGCGCCCGCGCCGGCGTCTTCCTCGCCATGCAGTACCCGGTCGAGGTCCCCGGCGTCTCGGTCTCCAACTTCCTGCGTACGTCGGCCACCGCCATCCGCGGCGAGGCGCCGAAGCTGCGTACCTGGGTGAAGGAGGTCAAGGCCGCCATGGAGCAGCTCCAGATGGACCCGGCCTTCGCCGAGCGCAACGTCAACGAGGGCTTCTCCGGCGGCGAGAAGAAGCGCCACGAGATCCTCCAGCTGGAGCTCCTCAAGCCGAAGATCGCGATCCTCGACGAGACCGACTCCGGCCTCGACGTCGACGCGCTGCGCATCGTCTCCGAGGGCGTCAACCGCGTCCGCGAGTCCGGTGAGGTCGGCACCCTGCTGATCACCCACTACACGCGCATCCTGCGCTACATCAAGCCCGACTTCGTGCACGTGTTCGCCAACGGTCGCATCGCCGAGTCCGGCGGCGCCGAGCTGGCCGACCAGCTGGAGGCCGAGGGCTACGACAAGTACGTGAAGGGTGGCGCGACCGCGTGA
- a CDS encoding bifunctional 3-phenylpropionate/cinnamic acid dioxygenase ferredoxin subunit produces MTYLKACALSELEENTPKRVELDGTPVSIVSTEGEVFAIHDICSHANVSLSEGEVEDCMIECWLHGSAFDLRTGKPSGLPATRPVPVYPVKIEGDDVLVSLTQES; encoded by the coding sequence ATGACCTACCTCAAGGCCTGTGCGCTGAGCGAGCTGGAGGAGAACACCCCCAAGCGGGTGGAACTCGACGGCACGCCGGTGTCCATCGTCTCCACCGAGGGGGAGGTGTTCGCGATCCACGACATCTGCTCGCACGCGAACGTCTCCCTCTCGGAGGGCGAGGTCGAGGACTGCATGATCGAGTGCTGGCTGCACGGTTCGGCCTTCGACCTGCGCACCGGCAAGCCCTCCGGTCTGCCCGCGACCCGCCCCGTACCCGTATACCCCGTAAAGATCGAAGGGGACGACGTGCTCGTCTCCCTCACCCAGGAGTCCTGA
- the sufD gene encoding Fe-S cluster assembly protein SufD: MAEAQNIPAGSTTAGSIAVAAESTVATRMSAPPSFDVADFPVPHGREEEWRFTPLARLKGLHDGTAVANGTMKAQIDAPEGVTVESVERGDERIGKAGAPVDRVAAQAFSSFAKATVVTVPKETVLAEPIRVALHGEGGTTFGHTVFDIKPFAEAIIVIDHTGDGVRAANVDILVGDGAKVTFVSVQDWDDTAVHTSQHNALIGRDASFKSVVITFGGDLVRLHPRVSYAGPGGEAEMLGLYFTDAGQHQEHRLLVTHDAPHCKSNVVYKGALQGQDAHAVWIGDVLIEKTAEGTDTYEMNRNLVLTDGARVDSVPNLEIETGEIVGAGHASATGRFDDEQLFYLQARGIPADEARRLVVRGFFAELVQQIGVDDIEERLLTKIETELQASV; encoded by the coding sequence ATGGCTGAGGCTCAGAACATCCCGGCGGGCTCCACCACCGCCGGCTCCATCGCGGTGGCCGCCGAGTCCACCGTCGCCACCCGGATGAGCGCGCCCCCGTCCTTCGACGTGGCCGACTTCCCGGTTCCGCACGGTCGCGAGGAGGAGTGGCGGTTCACCCCGCTGGCCCGCCTCAAGGGCCTGCACGACGGCACCGCGGTCGCGAACGGCACGATGAAGGCCCAGATCGACGCGCCCGAGGGCGTCACGGTCGAGTCCGTCGAGCGCGGCGACGAGCGGATCGGCAAGGCCGGCGCCCCCGTCGACCGGGTCGCGGCGCAGGCCTTCTCCTCGTTCGCCAAGGCCACGGTCGTCACCGTGCCCAAGGAGACCGTGCTCGCCGAGCCGATCCGCGTCGCGCTGCACGGCGAGGGCGGTACGACCTTCGGTCACACCGTCTTCGACATCAAGCCGTTCGCCGAGGCGATCATCGTGATCGACCACACCGGTGACGGCGTGCGCGCCGCCAACGTCGACATCCTCGTCGGCGACGGCGCGAAGGTGACCTTCGTGTCCGTCCAGGACTGGGACGACACGGCCGTCCACACCTCGCAGCACAACGCCCTGATCGGCCGCGACGCGAGCTTCAAGTCCGTGGTCATCACCTTCGGCGGCGACCTGGTGCGCCTGCACCCGCGCGTCAGCTACGCGGGCCCCGGCGGCGAGGCCGAGATGCTCGGCCTGTACTTCACGGACGCCGGGCAGCACCAGGAGCACCGTCTCCTCGTCACGCACGACGCCCCGCACTGCAAGTCGAACGTGGTCTACAAGGGCGCGCTCCAGGGCCAGGACGCCCACGCCGTCTGGATCGGTGACGTGCTCATCGAGAAGACCGCCGAGGGCACCGACACCTACGAGATGAACCGCAACCTCGTCCTGACGGACGGCGCGCGGGTCGACTCGGTGCCGAACCTGGAGATCGAGACCGGCGAGATCGTCGGCGCCGGCCACGCCTCCGCGACCGGCCGCTTCGACGACGAGCAGCTGTTCTACCTCCAGGCCCGCGGCATCCCGGCCGACGAGGCCCGCCGGCTGGTCGTGCGCGGCTTCTTCGCCGAGCTCGTCCAGCAGATCGGTGTCGACGACATCGAGGAGCGGCTGCTCACGAAGATCGAGACCGAGCTGCAGGCGTCCGTCTGA